In the Atribacterota bacterium genome, one interval contains:
- the mce gene encoding methylmalonyl-CoA epimerase produces the protein MLFKKINHIGIAVKKLEDSLPIFQDILDMKCATIEEVADQKVKVACLPIGESEIELLESTSSEGSIARFIEKRGEGIHHIAFEVDNLKSVLEDLKKKGVQLIDQEPRHGAGGIRIAFLHPRSTNGILIELCEHED, from the coding sequence ATTTTGTTTAAGAAAATTAATCATATTGGGATTGCAGTAAAAAAATTAGAGGATTCACTCCCTATTTTTCAGGATATTCTGGATATGAAGTGTGCAACTATTGAAGAGGTAGCAGATCAAAAGGTAAAAGTAGCTTGTTTGCCGATTGGGGAAAGTGAAATTGAATTATTGGAATCAACTTCTTCAGAGGGGAGTATTGCCAGATTTATTGAAAAAAGAGGTGAGGGTATTCATCACATAGCATTTGAAGTTGATAATTTAAAATCAGTACTGGAAGATTTAAAGAAAAAGGGTGTTCAATTAATTGACCAGGAGCCTCGTCATGGTGCCGGAGGTATTAGAATTGCCTTTTTACATCCCAGGAGTACCAATGGTATTTTAATTGAGTTATGTGAACATGAGGATTAA
- a CDS encoding carboxyl transferase domain-containing protein yields the protein MEQTINDLMKILQEKKEKILAGGGEKRIKAQHEKGKLTARERISLLLDEGSFNELDLFVEHRCVNFDMAGKEVPGEGVITGYGTIDGRLVYVFSQDFTVIGGSLGEMHSKKICKVMDMAMKMGAPIIGINDSGGARIQEGVDSLSGYGQIFYRNTIASGVVPQISIVVGPAAGGAVYSPAIMDFVFMVKKIGIMHITGPSVIKAVTGEDVSSEKLGGAMTHNQKSGVAHFAADNEQEVFKSVRTLIGYIPSNNMENPPILEVNDDPNRMEEALLTIVPTDPNKPYEMKDIIRYIVDDGNFLESHEHFARNIITGFASLKGQSIGIIANQPKVLAGCLDIDASDKAARFIRFCDAFNIPILTLVDVPGFLPGTAQEYGGIIRHGAKMLYAYSEATVPKITVVVRKSYGGAYLAMCSRDLGADQVIAWPTAEIAVMGSQGAANIIFRKEIEKAEDPEQYRQKKIDEYKERFSNPYAAASRGFVDMIVDPRETRPRLITSLEMLSTKRESLPGKKHGNIPL from the coding sequence ATGGAACAAACCATAAATGATCTAATGAAGATTTTACAAGAAAAGAAGGAAAAGATTCTTGCTGGTGGTGGAGAAAAAAGGATTAAAGCACAACACGAAAAGGGTAAACTTACGGCTAGAGAAAGAATATCTCTGTTATTAGATGAGGGAAGCTTCAATGAACTTGACCTTTTTGTAGAGCATCGTTGTGTTAATTTCGATATGGCGGGAAAGGAAGTACCAGGGGAGGGAGTAATAACTGGTTATGGTACCATTGATGGTCGCCTGGTTTATGTTTTTTCTCAGGATTTTACTGTAATTGGTGGTTCTTTAGGTGAAATGCATTCTAAAAAAATATGCAAGGTTATGGATATGGCCATGAAAATGGGAGCACCTATAATAGGTATCAATGATTCTGGAGGTGCTCGCATTCAGGAAGGAGTTGATTCTCTAAGTGGCTATGGACAGATATTTTATCGCAATACTATTGCTTCAGGAGTAGTCCCCCAGATATCCATCGTAGTTGGTCCCGCAGCAGGAGGTGCAGTATATTCTCCAGCCATAATGGATTTTGTCTTTATGGTAAAGAAAATTGGTATTATGCATATTACTGGGCCGAGTGTTATTAAGGCTGTCACCGGGGAGGATGTTTCCTCAGAAAAATTAGGAGGAGCAATGACTCATAATCAAAAAAGTGGAGTTGCTCATTTTGCTGCTGATAATGAACAGGAAGTATTTAAATCCGTTAGAACATTGATTGGTTATATACCTTCTAATAACATGGAGAATCCTCCTATTTTAGAGGTCAATGATGATCCAAATAGAATGGAAGAGGCATTATTAACAATAGTGCCAACCGATCCCAATAAGCCTTATGAGATGAAAGATATCATAAGATACATAGTTGATGATGGCAATTTTTTAGAATCACATGAACATTTTGCTCGTAATATTATTACCGGATTTGCCAGTCTAAAGGGACAGAGCATTGGCATTATTGCCAATCAACCAAAAGTACTGGCTGGATGTCTTGATATTGATGCCTCTGATAAAGCTGCTCGTTTTATACGTTTCTGTGATGCCTTTAATATTCCCATCTTAACCCTGGTTGATGTTCCAGGATTTTTACCAGGGACTGCTCAGGAATATGGAGGAATTATCAGGCATGGAGCTAAGATGTTATATGCCTATTCTGAAGCAACAGTTCCCAAGATAACAGTTGTAGTTAGAAAATCATATGGTGGTGCATATCTGGCAATGTGTAGTAGGGATTTAGGTGCAGATCAGGTCATTGCTTGGCCTACTGCCGAGATTGCCGTTATGGGTTCTCAAGGAGCAGCTAATATTATTTTTAGAAAAGAGATTGAAAAAGCGGAAGATCCAGAACAATATCGCCAGAAAAAAATTGATGAGTATAAAGAAAGGTTTTCTAATCCTTATGCCGCAGCCAGTAGAGGCTTTGTTGATATGATAGTTGATCCCCGAGAGACCAGGCCAAGATTGATTACTTCTCTGGAAATGCTTTCCACCAAAAGAGAGAGTCTGCCTGGTAAAAAACATGGTAATATTCCTCTTTAA
- the meaB gene encoding methylmalonyl Co-A mutase-associated GTPase MeaB translates to MNLSNRVRQGDARAVAKLITMVENDFQHAQKILQELHHYCGKAVVIGITGPPGSGKSTITDRLTKHVRKMGKKVGIIAIDPSSPFTGGAILGDRIRMQDLATDKEVFIRSIGTRGHLGGLSRSTQAIVKIMEAMGKNIIFIETVGVGQSEIEVIKVSDIILLVVMPGMGDDIQVIKAGIMEIGDIFVVNKADRDGADKLITEIEMMIHLSDNGKRNPSIIKTVGTENIGIDPLWKEIERLIIYLQNSGQMYQRRKNRIRKEIYDLFQENWQEMFFQFIGEENLEKEVEKVLKRDNDPYSVVQKLTEIFKGKIFKGGN, encoded by the coding sequence CTGTAGCAAAGCTTATTACTATGGTGGAAAATGATTTTCAACATGCTCAAAAAATATTGCAAGAGTTACATCATTATTGTGGCAAGGCAGTTGTTATAGGAATTACTGGTCCCCCTGGTTCAGGCAAAAGCACCATAACTGACCGGTTGACTAAGCATGTAAGAAAAATGGGGAAGAAAGTTGGCATTATTGCTATTGATCCAAGTAGTCCATTTACAGGTGGTGCTATCCTCGGCGACCGTATAAGGATGCAAGATCTGGCAACAGATAAGGAAGTTTTTATTCGTAGCATTGGAACCAGAGGTCATTTGGGAGGTTTATCGCGTTCTACCCAGGCTATTGTTAAGATAATGGAGGCAATGGGGAAAAATATTATTTTTATTGAAACAGTTGGAGTAGGTCAATCAGAAATTGAGGTAATTAAAGTTTCTGATATTATTTTATTGGTAGTAATGCCGGGTATGGGGGACGATATTCAGGTAATAAAAGCAGGCATCATGGAAATAGGTGATATATTTGTAGTTAATAAGGCAGATCGGGATGGAGCTGACAAGCTGATTACAGAAATAGAGATGATGATACATTTAAGTGATAATGGGAAAAGAAATCCTTCTATAATTAAAACTGTTGGTACAGAAAATATCGGAATAGATCCATTATGGAAAGAGATTGAAAGATTGATTATTTATTTACAAAATAGTGGACAGATGTATCAAAGAAGAAAAAATCGTATAAGAAAAGAGATTTATGATCTCTTTCAGGAAAACTGGCAGGAGATGTTTTTCCAATTTATTGGGGAGGAAAACCTGGAAAAAGAGGTAGAAAAAGTATTAAAACGGGATAACGATCCTTATAGTGTTGTCCAAAAACTTACTGAAATCTTTAAGGGAAAAATATTTAAAGGGGGTAATTGA